A genomic region of Luteibacter aegosomatissinici contains the following coding sequences:
- the mazG gene encoding nucleoside triphosphate pyrophosphohydrolase, which yields MTRPIDDLIAIMARLRDPENGCPWDVKQTFATIAPYTIEEAYEVADAIDRHDMHDLRDELGDLLLQVIFHSRMAEEAGDFAFGDVVAAICEKMERRHPHVFGDVTHESDSARSRDWDRLKAEERKAKGGEDHSALAGISRGLPEWQRAIKLQKRAANTGFDWPDHRPVLDKLAEELDEVRHEFENGADEERLADEIGDVLFVAANVARHAKVDVSRALRGANQKFERRFRGMEALAESEGRTLTSYSLEEQEQLWRRVKQAEKL from the coding sequence ATGACACGACCCATCGATGACCTTATCGCGATCATGGCGCGCCTGCGCGATCCGGAGAACGGTTGCCCCTGGGACGTGAAGCAGACCTTCGCCACGATCGCGCCGTACACGATCGAGGAAGCCTACGAAGTCGCCGACGCGATCGACCGCCACGACATGCATGACCTGCGTGATGAACTGGGCGACCTGCTGTTGCAGGTCATCTTTCACTCGCGCATGGCGGAGGAAGCCGGCGACTTTGCGTTTGGTGACGTCGTTGCCGCCATCTGCGAGAAGATGGAGCGCCGCCACCCGCATGTGTTCGGCGACGTGACCCATGAGAGCGATTCGGCGCGCTCGCGTGACTGGGACCGGCTGAAGGCAGAGGAGCGCAAGGCAAAGGGTGGCGAAGACCACAGCGCGCTCGCCGGCATCTCACGCGGCCTGCCGGAATGGCAGCGCGCGATCAAACTGCAAAAGCGTGCTGCGAATACGGGCTTCGACTGGCCGGATCACCGGCCCGTACTGGATAAGCTCGCTGAAGAACTCGACGAAGTGCGCCATGAGTTCGAGAACGGTGCGGACGAAGAGCGCCTGGCCGACGAGATCGGCGATGTGCTGTTTGTCGCCGCCAACGTGGCGCGCCACGCGAAGGTCGATGTGTCGCGTGCCTTGCGCGGGGCGAACCAGAAATTCGAACGACGCTTTCGCGGCATGGAAGCCCTGGCCGAGAGCGAAGGGCGCACGCTCACTTCGTACTCCCTGGAAGAACAAGAACAACTCTGGCGCCGGGTAAAACAGGCAGAAAAACTGTAG
- a CDS encoding DUF4097 family beta strand repeat-containing protein: MRHLIFAALLLAPAAAMAADEPQCKFHADRNLDLDLAGVRNIEFITNSHDLKVDGAAGGKPGVHGRACASTQEMADSLVVEQSKHGSTLVVELKDTHEGGWHIFGSSYSYLKVNASVPGNLPIKVDVGSGDADVRNVASLDASAGSGDLDVDGVKGEVTANVGSGDVKLANTGPVKIESVGSGDLTARNVTGGVTIGTVGSGDAKLRDITGNVDVGTIGSGDLDVDGVKGNLTVRTAGSGDVDHKGVTGKVDLPKKFD; this comes from the coding sequence ATGCGTCACCTTATTTTTGCCGCGCTGCTGCTCGCGCCTGCGGCCGCCATGGCGGCGGATGAACCGCAGTGCAAGTTCCACGCGGACCGTAACCTGGACCTGGACCTGGCCGGCGTGCGGAACATCGAATTCATCACGAACTCGCACGACCTGAAGGTGGATGGCGCGGCGGGTGGCAAGCCTGGCGTGCATGGTCGTGCCTGCGCCTCCACGCAGGAAATGGCCGATAGCCTCGTGGTGGAGCAGTCGAAGCACGGCAGCACCCTTGTCGTGGAACTGAAGGATACCCACGAAGGTGGGTGGCACATTTTCGGCAGTAGCTACAGCTACCTGAAGGTCAACGCCAGCGTGCCGGGCAACCTGCCGATCAAGGTCGATGTCGGTTCGGGCGATGCCGATGTCCGCAACGTGGCGTCGCTGGATGCCTCGGCGGGCTCGGGTGATCTGGACGTGGATGGCGTGAAGGGCGAAGTCACTGCCAACGTGGGCTCCGGCGACGTCAAGCTGGCGAATACCGGCCCGGTCAAGATCGAGAGCGTCGGCTCGGGCGATCTCACCGCACGCAATGTCACGGGTGGGGTCACCATCGGGACCGTGGGTTCCGGCGACGCCAAGCTCCGCGATATCACCGGCAACGTCGATGTCGGCACCATCGGCTCGGGCGATCTCGACGTGGACGGCGTGAAAGGTAACCTCACCGTGCGCACCGCCGGCAGTGGCGACGTGGACCACAAGGGCGTGACCGGCAAGGTCGACCTGCCCAAGAAGTTCGACTGA